From Arachis stenosperma cultivar V10309 chromosome 2, arast.V10309.gnm1.PFL2, whole genome shotgun sequence, one genomic window encodes:
- the LOC130963475 gene encoding protein MAIN-LIKE 1-like has translation MGDDPARLYRLDGVAHIAGVINEESQRCIRSMRRQQGMRLNDRYVPYLQMAGLYHLARLNDRWFRLDEALVSAFVERWRPETHTFHMPFGECTITLQDVAYQLGLPVDGSYVSGCLSEFHIYIEGGRPAWVWFQELLGVIPPPSQVQKYAVNYSWFQETFGECPEDADDDAVRRYARAYIMMLLGTQLFADKSGNRIHIRWLPYVARLEELGTYSWGSAALAWLYRCMCRVVNRYVVTLAGPLQLLQS, from the exons ATGGGGGACGATCCGGCACGGTTATATCGCTTGGACGGAGTCGCTCATATAGCCGGGGTCATCAACGAGGAG TCCCAGCGATGCATTAGGAGCATGCGGCGGCAGCAGGGCATGCGACTTAATGACAGATACGTTCCGTACTTGCAGATGGCAGGTCTATACCATCTTGCAAGGCTGAACGACCGATGGTTCCGGCTAGACGAGGCCCTTGTCAGTGCATTCGTGGAGCGATGGCGTCCCGAGACGCACACGTTCCATATGCCGTTCGGAGAGTGCACGATCACACTCCAAGACGTGGCATACCAGCTGGGTTTGCCAGTGGACGGCAGTTACGTGAGCGGGTGCTTGTCAGAGTTCCATATATACATCGAGGGTGGCCGTCCAGCCTGGGTCTGGTTCCAGGAGTTGCTCGGAGTTATACCTCCTCCCAGTCAGGTTCAGAAGTACGCAGTGAACTACAGCTGGTTTCAGGAGACTTTCGGTGAGTGTCCTGAGGATGCAGATGATGACGCTGTGCGCCGATATGCCCGTGCGTACATCATGATGTTGTTGGGCACGCAGCTGTTTGCGGACAAGTCAGGAAACCGGATTCACATCAGATGGCTTCCGTACGTAGCGAGGCTGGAGGAGCTGGGTACCTACAGCTGGGGTTCTGCCGCACTGGCTTGGTTGTACCGGTGCATGTGTCGAGTGGTGAACAGATATGTCGTCACGTTAGCGGGCCCGCTTCAGCTACTTCAGTCTTGA
- the LOC130963476 gene encoding uncharacterized protein LOC130963476, producing the protein MIGVQKGQSSSVVASVAINLAQLYEDVNLSTVKTHPPSADTHSSQCVDSFVDDEVLNGYDDSMLDVDMEDNFIPSSKTLDENEIDNRIGTLRSNEAINERDREIVAILRNMLDRYNSLAKSFRYARDRYQQENCTNIKLKLISKRTTDGRTYNLPSASEVAALIVGDVEQLSKDRDIIIESQSRKLQRIDVFHPSYLALQYPLLFPYGEDGFRLGIATSDSISARPTKKNKTITLRQFFAFRLQKRTGESPLILRSKRLFQQFLVDAYTMVESERLKFFRCKQPQLRVDKYKCLHESLINGDVDAARLGKRIILPSTFTGGPRYAGYPSYFITMTCNPEWDEIRREVTSIGLKAEDRPDILCRIFKIKLDGLIDDLKEGKIFGKILGYVCTVEFQKRGLPHAHILLFMSNEFKPQTPDDIDKHITAEISDENERPNLHGAVQNYMVHGPCGLYNKNSPCMKNGSCSKFYPKEFRQRTLIDEAGFPKYRRTDNGRTVKKRECVLDNKFIVPYNPELLLKFGCHINVEYTCQTSSIKYLFKYVHKGNDRVTATLYNAGDPSEATQVVDEIRNYYDCRYISACEAVWRLFGYEIQEKEPFVIRLPFHLEDEQPVVYGETSNVNDIVEKAISHKSMFLGWMAANMSYPYTRSLTYAEFPTKFVWKDDSSKWFPRKKGFAIGRLTHVPAANTEEYYQRLLLNTQRGCTSFRDIRTVGGTIYATYRDACFALGLLQDDKEFIDAIKEASSWASGSYVRRLFVILLTSNNISRPEYVWDRCWHELSDDILYRQRAVMNMSELTMSDDEIKQLCLMDIDKILYSYGKTLKDYPPMPLATEVDNSLLTERVIREELNFNRDDLKKNASDMLAIATPEQRYAFNKIVTAVYCDEGGFFFVYGHGGTGKTFLWNLMSAEIRSRGDIVLNVASSGIASLLLPNGRTAHSRFKIPLNITEDSVCNIKPGSPQAMLLLKAKLIIWDEAPMVSRYCYEALDKCLGDIMRCSPTYSKDLPFGGKVVVLGGDFRQILPVIPRGSRQDIVHSTVNSSYLWKFCQVLKLTKNMRLSVGTTASDQDENGESEICLPGDIVIPSSDQAFDELVHFSYPNILENMSSKDFFKARTILAPTLDIVEEVNNHLMAIIPGGEKLYLSSDSICMDEGNMESQLDLYGPELLNSINCSGLPPHKLILKIGVPVMLLRNIDQSSGLCNGTRLQVRKLGNHVIECEVLTGNNVGHIALIPRMNMVPTNETVPVRFQRRQFPIIVSFAMTINKSQGQTLSHVGLYLPRPVFTHGQLYVALSRVKSKRGLKVLLMNHVGMSANSTINVVYREVFKKIVF; encoded by the exons ATGATTGGGGTGCAAAAAGGACAATCTTCCTCTGTTGTTGCTTCGGTGGCTATTAATTTGGCACAACTTTATGAAGATGTAAATTTATCGACTGTTAAGACGCATCCACCAAGCGCTGACACACACAGTAGCCAATGTGTTGACTCTTTTGTTGATGATGAAG TTTTGAATGGTTATGATGATTCAATGTTGGATGTGGATATGGAAGATAATTTTATACCGTCCTCAAAAACCTTAGACG AGAATGAGATTGATAATCGAATAGGCACACTTCG tTCCAATGAAGCTATAAATGAGCGGGATAGAGAAATTGTGGCAATATTAAGAAATATGCTAGACAGATATAATAGTTTGGCAAAGAGTTTTCGCTATGCAAGAGATAGGTACCAACAGGAAAATTGCACAAACATAAAGCTTAAGTTGATTAgtaaaaggactacagatggcaggacatacaacttgccatctGCATCTGAAGTGGCTGCATTGATTGTTGGCGATGTCGAACAACTTagcaaagatagagatattaTTATAGAGAGTCAATCTAGAAAGCTCCAGCGGATTGATGTTTTTCATCCATCTTATTTAGCCTTGCAATATCCATTGTTGTTTCCGTATGGGGAGGATGGATTTCGTTTGGGTATTGCAACATCAGATTCTATCTCCGCTAGAcctacaaagaaaaacaaaacaatcaCTTTGCGACAATTCTTTGCTTTTCGACTACAGAAAAGGACGGGTGAATCTCCGTTAATTCTGAGATCAAAGAGATTATTCCAACAGTTTCTGGTAGATGCCTACACAATGGTGGAATCAGAGAGGTTAAAATTCTTTAGGTGTAAACAACCACAGTTGAGGGTTGATAAATACAAATGTCTGCATGAAAGTCTTATAAATGGGGATGTAGATGCTGCAAGGCTTGGCAAAAGAATCATTCTTCCCAGTACTTTTACCGGTGGACCTAG ATATGCAGGATATCCTAGCTATTTTATCACCATGACCTGTAACCCTGAATGGGATGAGATAAGAAGGGAAGTAACTTCCATTGGATTGAAGGCAGAAGACCGTCCTGATATATTGTGTCGAATTTTCAAGATCAAGCTTGATGGTTTGATAGATGACCTCAAAGAGGGAAAAATCTTTGGCAAAATTTTGGGAT aCGTTTGCACTGTAGAGTTTCAAAAGAGAGGGCTTCCGCATGCACATATCCTTTTATTCATGAGTAACGAGTTCAAGCCACAAACACCAGAtgacatagacaaacatataaCAGCTGAGATTTCTGATGAAAATGAAAGGCCAAATCTACATGGAGCTGTTCAAAATTACATGGTACATGGTCCATGTGGTCTGTACAACAAGAATTCACCTTGCATGAAGAATGGATCCTGTTCAAAGTTCTATCCTAAAGAGTTTAGACAGCGAACACTCATTGATGAGGCCGGATTTCCCAAATATAGGCGTACTGATAACGGTCGAACAGTGAAGAAAAGGGAATGTGTACTAGACAATAAGTTCATTGTTCCGTATAATCCAGAATTGTTGCTCAAGTTCGGGTGCCACATAAATGTGGAATACACATGCCAAACAAGTTCTATTAAGTATCTGTTTAAGTATGTACACAAGGGTAATGACCGCGTAACAGCTACTCTATACAATGCTGGTGATCCGTCAGAAGCCACACAAGTTGTTGACGAAATTAGGAATTACTACGATTGTAGGTATATTTCGGCATGTGAGGCAGTCTGGCGTCTATTTGGATACGAAATCCAAGAGAAAGAACCATTTGTGATTAGACTTCCATTCCATTTGGAGGATGAGCAACCTGTGGTTTATGGTGAAACTTCTAATGTGAATGATATCGTCGAAAAAGCAATATCTCATAAGTCCATGTTTTTGGGATGGATGGCAGCAAACATGTCATATCCTTATACTCGAAGTCTGACTTATGCTGAGTTTCCAACCAAGTTTGTTTGGAAGGACGATTCTTCAAAGTGGTTTCCTAGAAAGAAAGGCTTCGCAATTGGAAGGTTGACTCATGTACCTGCAG CAAATACCGAAGAATATTACCAACGACTTCTCTTGAATACTCAAAGAGGATGTACGAGTTTTCGAGATATAAGAACAGTTGGAGGAACAATTTATGCTACGTATAGAGATGCATGCTTCGCCCTTGGACTCTTGCAAGATGACAAAGAATTCATTGATGCAATTAAGGAAGCAAGCTCATGGGCCTCAGGATCATATGTTAGGAGGTTATTTGTCATTCTATTAACATCCAACAATATCTCAAGACCAGAATATGTTTGGGATAGATGTTGGCATGAACTCTCAGATGATATTTTGTATCGACAGAGAGCCGTGATGAACATGAGCG AGTTAACAATGTCAGATGATGAGATTAAGCAGTTGTGCTTAATGGATATAGACAAGATCTTATATTCCTATGGTAAAACCTTGAAAGACTATCCTCCTATGCCTTTAGCAACTGAAGTTGATAATTCTTTGTTAACCGAAAGGGTTATAAGGGAAGAGCTAAACTTTAACAGGGATGATTTAAAGAAAAATGCCTCAGACATGTTAGCCATCGCAACACCTGAgcagagatatgcattcaataAAATTGTTACAGCTGTGTATTGTGATGAAGGGGGTTTTTTCTTTGTGTATGGTCATGGAGGTACTGGAAAAACATTTCTCTGGAACCTTATGTCTGCTGAGATTCGCTCAAGGGGTGATATAGTGTTAAACGTTGCTTCGAGTGGTATTGCATCTTTACTTCTTCCCAATGGAAGAACGGCACACTCAAGGTTCAAAATACCGCTGAATATAACTGAGGATTCTGTATGTAACATCAAACCTGGTTCCCCTCAAGCAATGTTACTGTTGAAAGCCAAACTTATAATTTGGGATGAGGCCCCAATGGTTAGTAGGTACTGCTATGAAGCGCTTGACAAATGCTTGGGTGACATCATGAGGTGTTCTCCAACATATAGCAAAGATTTGCCCTTTGGAGGAAAAGTGGTTGTACTAGGTGGAGACTTTAGACAAATTCTTCCTGTCATTCCACGAGGATCGAGACAAGATATCGTTCATTCAACCGTGAATTCGTCTTACCTTTGGAAGTTTTGCCAGGTGCTcaaactaacaaaaaatatgAGACTCTCTGTAGGGACGACTGCTTCAGATCAAGACGAGA ATGGTGAATCTGAGATATGTCTTCCAGGAGATATTGTTATTCCTTCTTCGGACCAGGCATTTGATGAGTTAGTTCATTTTTCTTATCCAAATATTCTGGAAAACATGTCCTCAAAGGATTTTTTCAAAGCAAGAACTATACTGGCTCCCACACTAGACATCGTTGAAGAGGTCAACAACCATTTGATGGCTATCATTCCTGGAGGAGAAAAATTATATCTTAGTTCGGATTCCATATGTATGGATGAAGGGAATATGGAGAGTCAACTAGATCTCTATGGTCCTGAATTACTAAATAGCATAAATTGCTCTGGTTTGCCTCCACATAAATTAATACTCAAGATTGGTGTTCCGGTGATGTTACTCAGGAATATTGACCAATCCAGTGGTCTTTGTAATGGTACAAGGCTACAAGTTAGAAAACTTGGAAATCATGTCATAGAATGTGAAGTCTTAACGGGTAACAATGTTGGTCATATTGCTTTGATTCCAAGAATGAATATGGTACCAACAAATGAAACCGTCCCAGTTAGATTCCAACGAAGACAGTTTCCCATAATAGTATCGTTTGCCATGACAATTAATAAGTCTCAGGGACAAACTTTATCTCATGTTGGATTGTACTTGCCCAGACCAGTTTTTACACATGGCCAACTATATGTGGCACTTTCAAGAGTTAAGAGTAAGAGAGGTTTAAAAGTTTTACTTATGAATCACGTAGGAATGTCTGCAAATTCAACTATCAATGTTGTTTATAGAGAagtctttaaaaaaatagtattctaa